The window tattgcctcacagttccaacatttctacgaaatccaaactgatcttccccgaggttggctcctactagtttttccacagcgtcttttgtttcgtttatacctttcATGACAATAACCAAattgtctgcaaaagccaggcatttaatctgtacgtttcctaaggttatccgctgttgtgatgtttcccattcttttattaccttatctaacactggattgaaaaggagaggtgagaggccatcaccTTGTCGGAcccctgtgcgaatttcaaagagctctgatagttccccacagaactttaatTTGGAGATCATGTTGGTCAAGGCGTGTTCTATGATaatccgtgttttgttgtctactttgtattctgctacaattttgaagagagttttccagttGATACAGTCATACACCTTTTTGAAGTTCAGTTGTTCATTGTTATTTTTTTTCATATAGGTTTCTTCctgtacccagcagaaagaaacctccttcccccgccgttgcaggtggagtagggcaccatggatgttctggacgaccataGCCGCTggatacaagtgttgcatggtctgaagaagATAATGCTGCATAAAAACCAAATGCAGTTGTGCCTCCCCTCTGGGTGCTCGTATATGACAAGCTTGCCAAACATATCACTACATAGCTGTCCCTTTAACAACCCTGCGATTGTGCACTTACTTCCACATGGGGTCCTGAATCATTCCACTAAATTCACTTGGAATTTCCTTTTCATTCTGATGACTTATGTTATAAAATCCTCATGTAAGGTGAGACACACAGAGAGATAATTTAAGTTTTGGACTCCAAGGATGCCATACTTCACATAAGCAACAGCTATTCTTATATTATAGGTAATGTTGCATTATAAGTCTCAATGACTGATATTGCAATGAGAGAAACCTGAACCCAGGAGCATCTTGTTAACTCAGTTCTCCTGCATACGTCTTGTGATCACAAGACAGTGGGAGTTCTTGTTCTAATCTTGGTAGAGACCAGTGAACTCTAGGttattattttccattttatttaatgGAGCTACAAATTGTTACAAGAAATTCTTTAATAAAGTCTGAAGGAAAACTTTGCATATTAAGTTTTCTCCCAAGTTCGACTCAGTAggctgtgttaatggtcatagatgtgTGCTCTGTGAAAATTAGTGTCTTCACTATACGAGTGCATGTGAAGAACTTAAGACTCAACCTTCAACCATATAAATTCGAATTTCGTAGGTCAGGGTAATAGTTATAAAGTGAATACAGTTACCTTGTGCTGAATCTGTGAAATAGCAATTAGGCACCCACCTAGACATTTGCTGCCACCAATGTTGGGAACTACCTTCCACTCTGGGTACCTTAAAAAATATGCAAATTTTTGGTTTAAATCTAATTGAATGACTTAAATATCACTGTTCACGAATCTCAAAATGCGCAGTTTGCCTGTGTTGCAATAGAGCATGCAATGCAAGGTATTCATTCAGTTTATCGCATACATTTAGCGTTATAAATCAGACCACGGCAGTAAAACACATTACATCACAGTGACTGACTGTGCCTGGAAGAAAACATACAAATTGGAATTTCTAGCCCAAAAATTGCATGAGAAATTGCTTCAAAAAGAGCAATAAACAAGgtataaagaattaaaaataacattaaacAACATAGTAAGGTAGACAGATTCTAAAACTAATTTTATAGTAAGGTAGTCAGATTATGAAATTAATTTTGAGCCATACTCATGCCTTGCGTGTAGTACAGTAATCGTCATATAAAAATGGGTCATCTGCCCCATTGCTATTGAGGTCTAAACGCACAGACATTTTTTGAGGAATGTTGCTCAACAACAGAAAAGCATTTTCTATTCTCCAAAGCTATGAGAAGTAGATGATGCTTTTAGAAAGTCGAAGCAGCATAGCTGCATTGCAGCAGCCTCTGCCGAGCACCAGCAAGTGGGCATGGAGAGCTCTAATGCATCCAGTGTCAGTAAGTCTACCATGTAAGCTTTCACAAAAACGTTGACACCAGTGTGGATCGAAgtgaaatacattgtaactgtgctaCCAGTACACTAAAGACTTCAACATTTGGACAAAATGTGCTGCAAGAATTTAGACAACAAGAGTTTCGAAAACAAGACATTACATTCAGATGACATACTGTTTAGCATTAGACCATTGGTATTGACACATCATAACAACGCAGACGACACAACCTTCACCAGGAACTGATACGCATCCTATAGTGTTGCCACTTAGCGCAGGTAGTATTATTACCAGCATGACCAGTCTATTTGTCGCATGTAACAGCCAGTGCCGGCTCAGACTCTGGGCCCGCTGGTCAGGTTTTATGTCAAAGCGTGTCCTTGCAAAATATCAGTGTATAAGGTGTTAAGGTGATGTGACATCACAAACATTGAGGTGCAGAAACACTATCTATTTTTAAAATAggtgcaaattatccagactatactGATTCCATTTTGGTTTTGACTTTTTCATTAACCTACGAGTGAATAACCTGAAACCAACAAAACCAACGTAACTAGCATTTGCATCTTCAGCCATAAAGGTtgattaacataaaatatttaactcGTTAACTCATTTGTACAGTAAttgacatttgaagctgttttatatgtgGGTTCAATTCTTTAAGAATCAGGGTGTGGGGAGGTTACAGGGTAGCTCCTAACCTCTGTTTTCCGTTTATTGTTAACAGACCTAGTGGAAAATAACACTGCAGAGTATGGCCATGCAAATAAACTAACGGATATGTTTGAACACTCCTAACCACTGATTTAAGAGTTGGCCCGAGGGAGGGTTGGTATAATTTTATGCAACAGTCTGTAACTGCTCTTTATGATGCACTGAGGTAGAGTGAACAGGGATTCATCTGATAGTTCTTCAGTTCACAGACAGATTAACGTAACAACACCACAATGATTTCTCTGTGACCAACACGCTGACTGTATCACGCTCTTAACAACTCAAGGGCAATTTACTGTGACACTTATTGCGAGCATTTGAATTTTTAGAAACAGAATTGAATATGTTTGTAGGTATGCCAGAGAGTAAATAAAGAGAATCTTTATTAGTTGCAGAAGCAAGAaagggtatgttgttgttgttgtggtcttcagtcctgagactggcttgatgcagctctccatgccactctatcctgtgcaagcttcttcatctcccagtacctactgctacccacatccttctgaatctacttagtgtagtcatctcttggtctccctctacgatttttaccctccacactgccctccaatactaaattggtgatcccttgatacctcagaacatgtcctaccaaccgatcccttcttctagtcaagttgtgccacaaacttctcttctccccaatcctgttcaatacttcctcattagttatgtgatctacccatttaatcttcagcattcttctgtagcaccacatttctaaagcttctattctcttcttgtccaaactatttatcgtccatgtttcacttccatacatggctacactccatacaaatactttcagaaatgatttcctgacacttaaatctatactcgatgttaacaaatttctcttcttcagaaacgctttccttgccgttgccagtctacattttatatcctctctacttcgaccatcatcatttattttgctccccaaatagcaaaactcctttactactttaagtgtctcatttcctaatctaattccctcagcatcacccaacttaattcgactacattccattatcttcgttttgcttttgttgatattcatcttatatcctcctttcaagacacatttcattccgttcaactgctctcccaagtccattgctgtctctgacagaattacgatgtcatcggcgaacctcaacattttgatttcttctccatggattttaatacctattccgaatttttcttttgtttccttcactgcttgctcaatacacagattgaataacatcagggagagactacaaccctgtctcactcccttcccaaacaatgcttccctctcatgtccctcgactcttataactgccgtctggtttctgtacaaattgtaaatatccttttgctccctgtattttacccctgccaccttcagaatttgaaagagagtattccagtcaacattgtcaaaagctttttccaagtctaaaaatgctagaaacgtaggtttgcccttccttaatctttcttctaagataagtcgtaatgtcagtattgcctcacgtgttccaatatttctacggaagccaaactgatcttcgccgaggtcgccttccactagtttttccattcgtctgtaaagaattcgcattagtattttgcagctgtgacttattaaactgatagttcggtaattttcacatctgtcaacatctgctttctttgggattggaattattatattcttattgaagtctgagggtatttcgcctgcctcatacatcttgctcaccagatggtacagttttgtcaggactggctctcccaaggccgtcagtagttccaatggaatgttgtctagtcccggggccttgtttcgactcaggtctttcagtgctctgtcaaactcttcatgcagtatcatacctcccatttcatcttcatctacatcctcttccatttccataatattgtcctaaagtacatcgcccttctatagaccctctatatactccttccacctttctgctttcccttctttgcttagaactgggtttccatctgagctcttgatgttcatggaagtggttctcttatctacaaaggtctctttaattttcctgtaggcagtatctatcttacccctagtgagataagcctctacatccttacatttgttctctagcgatccctgcttagccattttgcacttcctgtcgatctcatttttgagacgtctgtattcctttttgcctgcttcatttactgcatttttatattttctcctttcatcaattaaattcaatatttcttctgttaccctaggatttctattagccctcatctttttacctacttgatcctctgccgccttcactacttcagccctcaaagctacccattcttctactgtatttctttcccccattcctatcaattgctcccttgtgctctccctgaaactatgtccaacctctggttcttttagtttatccaggtcccatctccttaaattcccacctttttgcagtttcttcagttttaatctacaggtcataaccaatagattgtgg is drawn from Schistocerca gregaria isolate iqSchGreg1 chromosome 3, iqSchGreg1.2, whole genome shotgun sequence and contains these coding sequences:
- the LOC126355229 gene encoding uncharacterized protein LOC126355229, which gives rise to MVRQRFRNQVLNCKAFPGVDVDSDHNLLVMTCRLKLKKLQKGGNLRRWDLDKLKEPEVGHSFRESTREQLIGMGERNTVEEWVALRAEVVKAAEDQVGKKMRANRNPRVTEEILNLIDERRKYKNAVNEAGKKEYRRLKNEIDRKCKMAKQGSLENKCKDVEAYLTRGKIDTAYRKIKETFVDKRTTSMNIKSSDGNPVLSKEGKAERWKEYIEGL